GCGGCCGCCTGAGGCCTACGCCCCATGAGCCGCCGGCCGCTGCCGCCCACCTTCCGCACCCTGGGAGAGGTCGCGGTCGGCGTCGTCGCCAACCTCAAGAAAGCGCCACCCATGGACGTCGAACTCATCAAGATCGAGCCGCAGAACGCGCTCGCGGTCTTCACCACTCCGAAAGCGCTCGATCCCTACCTCGCCATGGTGCGCAAGGAGATCGACGCCTTTGACGCCGACATCTCCACCGCCAAGGGCCGGGCGGAGGTCAAGTCCTTCGCCTTCAAGATCACGAAGGTGAAGACCTATCTCGACGGCACCGGCAAGGCGCTGAACGACGCCCAGAAGGAGATTCCGAAGAAGATCGACGCGGCGCGCAAGCACGCCCGCGATACCCTCGACGCCTGGGCCGACGAGGTGCGCAAGCCCCTCACGGAGTGGGAGCAGGCCGAGGAGCAGCGCGTCGCCGCCCACAAGTCCGCTATCGCCCGCATTGAGCAGCTCGGCGCCAAGAGCCAGCTCCAGATTTCCGCGGCCGATATGCGCGCCGCCTTGGACGAGCTGAACTCCATCGTCATCGGCCCGGACTGCGAGGAGTACGAAGCCGCCTATGGCCGGGCCAAGGAGATTGCCGTCTTCCAGCTCGGCGCCGGCATCGAGGCGCGGGAGCGCTACGAGGCTGAACAGGCCGAGCTCGCCGAGCTGCGCCGGTTGAAGGAAGAGCGGGACAAGAAGGACCGCGAAGAGCGGATCGCTCGCGAGGCTGCGGAGAAGGCCAAGCGCGACGCCGAGGAGAAAGCCGCTGCCGACGCCCGGCGCGCAGAGGAAGCCGCCCGGCGCGAGCGGGAAGCAGCCGAGGCGCGCGAGCAGGAGCTGAAGCGGCAGGCGGAGGCGGCCGAGCAGCGCGCCCGCGAGACCGAGGCGCGCGTGAAGCGCGAGGCGGAGCAGGCCAAGGCGGCAGAAGCCGCCGCTGCAGCGAAGCGCGAGGCGAACAAGCGGCACCGGGACAAGGTCCACCGCGACGCGGCCCGCGCCATAGAGGGCATTGGCATTCCCTCCGAGCTGGCCGCGCAGGTGGTGGACCTCATTGCGACCGGGCAAGTCCCGCACGTCGCGATCACCTACTGAGGGCCCGGCCATGAAGTCCGACCTCGTGGAGATCAACGTGGACCTCATGGTGCGCACCGACCGCGCCATCCAGGTCCGCGACCACAACACCGGGAAGACCGTGTGGCTCCCGCTGTCCCAGATCGAACTCACCCGCGCCGCCGAGGACGAACAGGGCTGGGTGGTCGATCTCCCCGAATGGTTGGCAATCGAGAAGGAGCTGGTGTGATGTTCATCCGCGTCATCGACTTGGAGACCACCGGCTTCGAGCCGCCCGAGCACGCCGTCTGCGAGATCGGCTGGTGCGACGTTGTCGGTGTCGTTGCCAATCCCGCCACCGGTTTGACCTATTGGCGCGTTGCCGGCGGCGATGGTGGTCTGGTGAACCCCGGCCGGCCCATCCCGCCCGAGACGTCCGCCATCCACCACATCACCGATGAGGACGTCAGTGGAGCCCCAACGTGGGACATCGCCGCTGCCGGGGTGCTTCGTCCATCCAGGGGAACACCCGTCGCCTTCGCAGCGCACAGCGCGAAGATGGAGCGCCAGTGGTGTACCGATGAACTGACCGGCGGCCTGCCGTGGATCTGCACCTATAAGGCCGCCCTGCGGCTCTGGCGCGACGCTCCGGCTCATTCCAACCAGGCGCTGCGCTACTGGCGCCGGCCGGCGGACCTCGACCGCGGGATGGCGGCGCTCTCCCACCGCGCCTTCCCCGATGCCTACGTGACCGCCTTCCACCTGCGGGACCTGCTGGCCCTCGCCCCGCTGGAGGACCTGATCCGCTGGACCGACGAGCCCGCGCTCCAGGTGCGCTGCCACATCGGCAAATGGCGCGGCCACCTCTGGTCGGAGGTCGATTTCGGCTTCCTCGAATGGATCGCCGCGCGGGACTTCGACGAGGACGTCCTTTTCACCGTGAACCACGAGATGGAACAGCGCCGGAAGGCTTACGCCGCGGCCAGCGCTCCGGACAGCGAGGAGGCGTTCTGACATGACCGCTCAGTTCCCCATCCACCCTCTCCTTCCGTTCGAGCGCGTGAAGGAGCCCGGCGTCTATGCCCTCGACGTCGAGCGCTACCACGGCGACTGCACCGACGGTCCCGGTGTGTCCTCCTCTGGCCTGCGCACGATCGAGCTGCGCAGCCCAGCCCACTATTGGGCCACCAGCTATCTGAACCCGCAGCGGATCGAGCAGGAGCAGTCCGACGCCCTCGACTTCGGGCAAGCGGCGCACACCCTGCTCTTGGGCGAGGCCGGCTTCCGCCAGCACTTCGTGGTGCGGCCGGACGAGTACCCGGACTACCGCACCAAGGCTGCGAGGGAATGGCGCGACTTCCAGCGGGAGGCGGGCAAGACTGTCCTGACGCCCGACCAGGTCCAGCACATCAAGGGGATCGCGGCCTCGCTGGCGCGCCACCCGCTCGTGCGCCAGGGCCTCCTTCAGGGCGAGGTCGAGCGCTCCATCATCTACCGCGACCCCGTCACCGGCATCTGGCTGAAGATCCGGCCGGACGTTCTTCCGGTGAGCGACGGGGTGGTGGTGGACCTCAAGACGGCCGCCGACGCCGCGCCGCGGGCCATGGAGCGTGCCATCCTTGAACGCGGCTATGACATGGCCGGCGCCCTCACCGGCATGGGCCTGAAGGCCGTGTGCAACATCGACATGACCGCCTTCGTGCTGGTGTGCGTCGAGAAGGTGCCGCC
The nucleotide sequence above comes from Xanthobacter flavus. Encoded proteins:
- a CDS encoding exonuclease domain-containing protein produces the protein MFIRVIDLETTGFEPPEHAVCEIGWCDVVGVVANPATGLTYWRVAGGDGGLVNPGRPIPPETSAIHHITDEDVSGAPTWDIAAAGVLRPSRGTPVAFAAHSAKMERQWCTDELTGGLPWICTYKAALRLWRDAPAHSNQALRYWRRPADLDRGMAALSHRAFPDAYVTAFHLRDLLALAPLEDLIRWTDEPALQVRCHIGKWRGHLWSEVDFGFLEWIAARDFDEDVLFTVNHEMEQRRKAYAAASAPDSEEAF
- a CDS encoding PD-(D/E)XK nuclease-like domain-containing protein, with product MTAQFPIHPLLPFERVKEPGVYALDVERYHGDCTDGPGVSSSGLRTIELRSPAHYWATSYLNPQRIEQEQSDALDFGQAAHTLLLGEAGFRQHFVVRPDEYPDYRTKAAREWRDFQREAGKTVLTPDQVQHIKGIAASLARHPLVRQGLLQGEVERSIIYRDPVTGIWLKIRPDVLPVSDGVVVDLKTAADAAPRAMERAILERGYDMAGALTGMGLKAVCNIDMTAFVLVCVEKVPPYAVSIVEVDASWIGYARRRVRRAIDTFARCMESGEWPAFEGEAKLFIPEWLRKRLDAETDVGLLPQEDAA